One stretch of Flavobacterium sp. 9 DNA includes these proteins:
- a CDS encoding sensor histidine kinase, which yields MNFNSGKLYRVPLHYHIFFWLTYFLFNTLRWGIYFNNYGYSLKTNLLGFPIHMTLCYLNILVFMPYLVYRKKYLLYILAVLSSIFIMVIVKFNLTYLLISHDVWPEGPKTIDKLTLNYTIDMMIGELYVITFVTAIKITLDFLKEQKRVADLEKSQLETELLFLKSQISPHFLFNTLNNIYSLSVEKSNKTPKVVLKLSELIRYMLYETKNKKQTLENEILCIENYLDLERIRNDDRLEVNMSISGDIHDKEISPIILLTFIENAFKHGVNKNTGKVIVNINFKVKDNFLHFTVSNPTPEITHHKDNFNKSSGIGIENVKKRLELDYNKNDYNLSFKNKKNIFVVKLVIKVS from the coding sequence ATGAATTTCAATTCTGGCAAACTTTATCGCGTTCCATTACATTATCATATCTTTTTTTGGCTTACATACTTTTTATTCAACACACTTCGCTGGGGAATTTATTTTAATAATTATGGCTATTCATTGAAAACTAATTTATTGGGTTTTCCGATTCATATGACATTATGTTATTTGAATATTTTAGTGTTTATGCCTTATCTGGTTTATCGCAAAAAATACCTTCTATATATACTTGCCGTTTTGTCCTCGATTTTTATAATGGTGATCGTTAAATTTAACCTAACTTACTTATTGATAAGTCATGATGTTTGGCCTGAAGGACCTAAAACCATCGATAAACTAACACTAAACTACACCATAGATATGATGATTGGTGAGCTTTATGTTATCACTTTTGTTACTGCAATTAAAATAACTTTAGATTTTCTGAAAGAGCAAAAACGAGTAGCCGATCTCGAAAAATCTCAATTAGAAACTGAATTACTATTCTTAAAATCTCAAATTTCTCCTCATTTTCTCTTTAATACGCTTAATAATATTTACTCTTTATCTGTAGAAAAATCAAACAAAACCCCAAAAGTTGTACTAAAACTATCGGAACTAATACGTTACATGCTTTATGAAACAAAAAACAAAAAGCAAACTTTAGAAAACGAAATACTCTGCATTGAGAATTATCTTGATCTGGAGAGAATCAGAAATGATGATCGACTAGAAGTAAACATGTCTATTTCAGGAGATATTCATGATAAAGAAATTTCTCCTATAATATTACTCACGTTTATTGAAAATGCATTTAAACATGGCGTAAACAAAAACACCGGAAAAGTAATTGTTAATATTAACTTTAAAGTAAAAGATAATTTTCTTCATTTTACGGTTTCAAACCCAACACCGGAAATTACTCACCATAAAGACAATTTTAACAAGTCAAGTGGCATAGGTATAGAAAATGTAAAGAAAAGACTTGAGTTAGATTATAATAAAAATGACTACAATCTTTCTTTTAAGAATAAAAAGAATATTTTTGTGGTTAAGCTTGTGATTAAAGTCTCTTAA
- a CDS encoding response regulator gives MDQENIQPTFKKILVIDDNPTDRYIAKRMAEKYHFAEEIILQESAIEALEYIRSLEDTPNLLPQFIFLDINMPGMNGYEFLEEYKKLSEIVRTKCIILMITTSIHPDDFLRADNNPFVFRFLNKPLDREKFRFIEDEFSLKK, from the coding sequence ATGGATCAGGAAAATATACAACCAACTTTTAAAAAAATTCTGGTGATAGACGATAATCCTACAGATCGTTATATTGCAAAACGAATGGCTGAAAAATATCATTTTGCCGAAGAAATAATTCTGCAGGAATCTGCTATTGAAGCTCTCGAATATATTAGATCATTAGAAGATACACCCAATTTACTTCCGCAGTTTATTTTTTTAGATATCAATATGCCTGGAATGAATGGATATGAATTCCTTGAAGAATACAAAAAACTTTCAGAGATTGTAAGAACAAAATGTATCATTTTAATGATTACGACATCTATACATCCGGATGATTTTTTGCGTGCGGATAATAATCCTTTTGTATTTCGATTTCTTAACAAACCACTCGATAGAGAAAAATTTCGATTCATTGAGGATGAATTTTCATTGAAAAAATAA
- a CDS encoding NAD(P)/FAD-dependent oxidoreductase — METNPDVIVIGGGLAGLAAAIHLSQNGLKVILIEKSHYPKHKVCGEYISNEILPYLQWLGADVSELNPTHISKFEFTSSNGKAAVAKLPLGGFGISRYTLDNFLYQKALANNCTIIKENVTDVSFSNDVFTITTPSQILSAKIVLGAFGKRSNIDQVLARDFIHKKSPWLAVKAHYSGDIDNDLVALHNFKGGYCGVSKVENNIINICYLADYATFKQYKNIEDYQQNILYKNKHLKSVFENSKLLFDKPITISQISFDKKQPVENHLLMIGDTAGLIHPLCGNGMAMAIHSAKIASELIIDYYSGKLMSRELLERTYRNQWNKHFGKRLFMGRILAKILTNKTITNVLFAIVASFPGLMPAIIKQTHGKPIAIN; from the coding sequence ATGGAAACAAATCCGGATGTAATAGTTATTGGTGGAGGACTTGCCGGATTGGCAGCAGCTATACATCTATCTCAAAACGGATTAAAAGTAATTCTAATCGAGAAATCACACTATCCAAAGCATAAAGTCTGTGGAGAGTATATTTCTAACGAGATTCTCCCCTATTTGCAATGGCTTGGCGCAGATGTTTCGGAGCTGAATCCTACTCATATCTCTAAGTTCGAGTTTACATCAAGCAATGGAAAAGCTGCAGTTGCAAAACTTCCGTTAGGAGGCTTTGGCATTAGCCGATATACACTTGACAATTTTTTATACCAAAAGGCACTGGCAAACAATTGTACTATTATTAAAGAGAATGTTACTGATGTTTCTTTTAGCAATGATGTCTTTACCATTACAACGCCAAGCCAAATTTTATCGGCTAAAATAGTATTGGGTGCTTTTGGCAAACGATCCAATATTGATCAGGTTTTAGCCCGGGATTTTATCCATAAAAAATCACCTTGGCTGGCTGTTAAGGCGCATTATTCTGGTGATATAGATAATGATCTAGTTGCTTTGCATAACTTTAAAGGAGGTTATTGTGGTGTTTCTAAAGTAGAGAACAACATTATAAACATTTGTTATCTTGCCGATTATGCTACTTTTAAACAATATAAAAACATAGAAGATTATCAACAGAATATCCTCTATAAAAACAAACATTTAAAATCTGTTTTTGAAAACAGTAAACTTCTTTTTGATAAACCAATCACCATAAGCCAAATCTCTTTTGATAAAAAACAACCAGTAGAAAACCATTTGTTAATGATTGGTGATACTGCCGGACTTATTCATCCGCTTTGTGGCAACGGAATGGCTATGGCAATTCACAGTGCAAAAATAGCATCAGAATTAATAATCGATTATTATTCAGGCAAACTAATGTCACGCGAATTATTAGAAAGAACTTATAGAAATCAATGGAATAAACATTTTGGTAAAAGATTATTTATGGGCAGAATCCTCGCAAAAATCTTAACCAATAAAACCATTACTAATGTACTCTTTGCAATCGTGGCATCTTTTCCGGGATTAATGCCCGCAATAATTAAACAGACTCACGGCAAACCTATAGCAATCAATTAA
- a CDS encoding beta-ketoacyl synthase codes for MNKRVVITGLGVVAPNGVGITAFTHSIKNGISGIRHDAQLQELQFSCQIAGQPQISDELKLEYFTELELRGFSSTGILYGVIAGIEAWKNAGLSIENNEDPDWDSGTIFGSGTSGIDKFRESIYKIDELQVRRLGSTVVAQTMNSGVSAYLGGKLGLGNQVTTNSSACATGTEAILMAYDRIQSGQVKRVLAGSTGDSGPYIWGGFDALRVCSSNYNDSPERGSRPMSASAAGFVPGSGAGALVIEDLETALERGATIYAEILGGNVNSGGQRGNGSMTAPNSIAVQKCITSAIHNSGISANDIDAINGHLTATTKDSLEIENWTKALGRNGTNFPYINSLKSMTGHCLSAAGSVESIAAVLQLHEGFVFGNINCEDLHPEINALIDSSKVPLKTININPTIIAKASFGFGDVNACIIFKKFQK; via the coding sequence ATGAACAAAAGAGTTGTAATAACAGGATTAGGCGTAGTGGCTCCCAATGGAGTCGGAATTACTGCATTTACTCATTCTATAAAAAACGGAATCTCCGGTATTCGTCATGATGCGCAATTGCAGGAATTACAATTTTCATGTCAGATCGCTGGTCAGCCACAAATATCAGACGAACTTAAATTGGAATATTTTACAGAACTTGAACTAAGAGGTTTTAGTAGTACTGGTATTTTATATGGCGTTATCGCGGGCATAGAAGCCTGGAAAAATGCAGGATTGTCGATAGAAAACAATGAAGATCCTGATTGGGACAGTGGAACTATTTTTGGATCTGGCACATCAGGAATCGATAAATTTCGTGAAAGCATTTATAAAATCGACGAATTACAAGTCCGAAGACTTGGCAGCACTGTCGTTGCACAAACAATGAACAGTGGTGTAAGCGCTTATCTTGGTGGAAAATTAGGACTCGGGAATCAGGTTACCACAAATTCATCAGCCTGTGCAACTGGTACAGAAGCAATTTTAATGGCTTATGATCGCATACAATCCGGGCAAGTAAAACGAGTACTGGCTGGAAGCACTGGCGATAGCGGCCCTTATATTTGGGGCGGATTTGATGCTTTGCGTGTTTGCAGTTCTAACTATAATGATAGTCCTGAACGAGGATCCCGCCCAATGAGTGCCTCTGCTGCAGGATTTGTACCCGGCAGTGGTGCCGGAGCATTGGTGATAGAAGATTTAGAAACTGCTCTGGAAAGAGGTGCTACCATTTATGCCGAAATATTAGGCGGAAATGTAAACTCCGGCGGACAACGCGGAAACGGAAGTATGACGGCACCAAATAGTATTGCTGTACAAAAATGTATTACCAGTGCTATTCATAATTCCGGTATTTCAGCAAATGATATTGATGCCATAAACGGTCATCTTACTGCGACTACAAAAGATAGTCTTGAAATTGAAAACTGGACGAAAGCATTAGGAAGGAACGGCACTAATTTTCCATATATCAACTCTTTAAAAAGCATGACGGGACATTGCCTTAGTGCTGCCGGAAGTGTAGAAAGTATTGCTGCAGTTCTACAACTTCATGAAGGTTTTGTATTTGGAAATATCAATTGCGAAGATCTTCATCCGGAAATTAATGCACTTATTGATTCATCAAAAGTTCCTTTAAAAACAATAAACATTAACCCTACTATAATTGCCAAAGCAAGTTTTGGATTTGGTGATGTAAATGCCTGTATTATCTTTAAAAAATTTCAAAAATAA
- a CDS encoding acyl carrier protein: MNKEELIAQLKVIIKPYTTNTEAYDNLTENTDFINDLSINSANLVDIVLDIEETFNIIIDNTDMERMLDVKTAVEIIAAKLAEK; encoded by the coding sequence ATGAACAAAGAAGAACTTATAGCTCAATTAAAAGTAATTATAAAGCCGTACACAACAAATACCGAAGCTTACGATAACCTTACAGAAAATACCGATTTCATTAATGATCTTAGTATTAATTCGGCTAATCTGGTAGATATTGTACTTGATATCGAAGAAACTTTTAATATCATAATTGACAATACAGACATGGAACGTATGCTTGACGTTAAAACCGCTGTAGAAATTATAGCAGCTAAACTAGCAGAAAAATGA
- a CDS encoding 4'-phosphopantetheinyl transferase superfamily protein, giving the protein MIGNDVIDIIQSRRESNWQRKGFIQKLFTVNEQLMISNATDPEIMVWLFWSMKEAAYKIYNRQTKQREYIPKKLDCSLISQESNCIIGKVNCAQNVYYTKTILSHESIHTLAVNSLYNLENVIEIENKGIIKDNNGIPYLYSFLSNTFQDVSISHHGRFEKVVTLDFKKFVAES; this is encoded by the coding sequence ATGATTGGTAATGATGTCATAGATATCATACAATCACGTCGTGAAAGCAATTGGCAGCGCAAAGGTTTCATACAAAAACTCTTTACTGTTAACGAGCAATTAATGATTTCAAATGCAACAGATCCTGAAATCATGGTCTGGTTATTTTGGAGCATGAAAGAGGCAGCTTATAAAATTTATAATCGGCAAACAAAACAAAGAGAATATATTCCTAAAAAGCTAGATTGTTCTCTAATATCACAAGAGAGCAATTGCATTATTGGAAAAGTGAATTGTGCCCAAAATGTCTATTATACAAAAACAATTCTCTCACACGAAAGTATCCATACTTTAGCAGTTAACTCATTATACAACTTAGAAAATGTAATTGAAATCGAAAACAAGGGCATTATTAAAGACAATAATGGTATTCCGTACTTATATAGTTTTTTATCTAATACATTTCAGGATGTATCTATTAGTCATCACGGCAGGTTTGAAAAAGTGGTAACATTAGATTTCAAAAAATTTGTGGCTGAATCATAG
- a CDS encoding 3-hydroxyacyl-ACP dehydratase FabZ family protein: protein MTLKNIIAKLPYTKPFLFVDELLHVDENSVTGTYTFKEDLDFYKGHFKDNPVTPGVILTETMAQIGMVCLGIYLLGDDFNKETVIAFTSADMQFLKPVYPNEKVTVTSQKSFFRFGKLKCDVIMKNEAGQEVCKGILAGMITKKL, encoded by the coding sequence ATGACTTTAAAAAATATTATAGCAAAGCTACCTTATACAAAGCCTTTTTTGTTTGTAGACGAATTATTGCATGTAGATGAAAATAGTGTTACCGGAACCTATACTTTTAAGGAAGATCTTGATTTTTATAAAGGTCATTTTAAAGATAATCCTGTAACTCCGGGTGTAATTTTAACCGAAACCATGGCTCAGATTGGTATGGTTTGCCTGGGCATCTATTTACTCGGAGATGATTTTAATAAAGAGACTGTAATCGCATTTACCTCAGCGGATATGCAATTTTTAAAGCCCGTATATCCAAACGAAAAAGTAACAGTAACTTCTCAGAAATCATTTTTTAGATTTGGAAAATTGAAATGCGATGTAATTATGAAAAACGAAGCTGGACAGGAAGTCTGTAAAGGTATTTTGGCTGGTATGATTACTAAGAAACTATGA
- a CDS encoding type III polyketide synthase, whose product MSVKIITVAKQLPKYSRTTADIIPMLEGWLHGQDERFIKKVKKIFEGAAVDKRYSIMDPAEVFTATSFEDKNDIYSREVIILGEQVLEKALTKANWDPQTLDYIITVSCTGIMIPSLDAYLINKMKLRQDIVRLPVTEMGCAAGISGIIYAKNFLKANPGKRAAVIAIESPTATFQLNDFSMPNIVSAAIFGDGAACCLLSSYEEDNGPEILDEQMYHFYDAEHMMGFKLTNTGLQMVLDIEVPETIASHFEDIIHPFLQKNNLGINNIDHMIFHPGGKKIVTTVESLFAGLGKNIDDTKEVLKQYGNMSSATVLYVLERIMDGNPKSGEKGLMLSFGPGFSAQRVLLQW is encoded by the coding sequence ATGAGTGTAAAAATTATAACTGTTGCCAAGCAACTACCAAAATATTCGCGTACAACGGCAGACATAATTCCAATGTTGGAAGGATGGCTGCACGGACAAGACGAACGCTTTATCAAAAAAGTAAAAAAAATATTCGAAGGCGCTGCTGTAGACAAACGGTATTCTATCATGGATCCTGCCGAAGTTTTTACTGCAACTTCATTTGAAGACAAAAACGATATTTATAGTCGGGAAGTAATCATTCTGGGCGAACAAGTCTTAGAGAAAGCATTAACTAAAGCAAACTGGGATCCGCAAACTCTTGATTATATTATCACGGTAAGTTGTACAGGGATTATGATACCATCATTAGACGCTTATCTTATCAATAAAATGAAATTAAGACAAGATATCGTACGCCTTCCTGTGACCGAAATGGGTTGTGCTGCTGGAATATCGGGCATAATATATGCTAAAAACTTTCTTAAAGCTAATCCCGGAAAACGTGCTGCAGTAATAGCAATTGAATCGCCTACAGCAACATTTCAGTTGAATGATTTTTCGATGCCAAACATTGTAAGCGCAGCTATTTTTGGCGATGGTGCTGCCTGTTGTCTTTTATCATCGTACGAAGAAGATAATGGCCCCGAAATACTGGACGAACAAATGTATCATTTTTATGATGCTGAACATATGATGGGATTTAAACTCACCAATACCGGTTTACAAATGGTATTGGATATTGAAGTTCCGGAAACTATTGCATCGCATTTTGAAGATATTATTCATCCTTTTTTACAAAAAAACAATTTAGGGATTAATAATATAGATCATATGATTTTTCATCCTGGTGGAAAAAAAATAGTTACAACCGTAGAATCACTTTTCGCAGGATTAGGAAAAAATATTGACGACACTAAGGAAGTTCTCAAACAATATGGCAATATGTCGAGTGCTACAGTTTTGTATGTTTTAGAAAGAATTATGGACGGAAACCCAAAGTCGGGAGAAAAAGGATTAATGCTAAGTTTTGGTCCGGGATTTTCGGCGCAAAGAGTTTTATTACAGTGGTAA
- a CDS encoding alkaline phosphatase family protein — MENQNQFDGLETFDHIVVLMLENRSFDNLLGYLYKNDEITPEKSFDGLYNPNVDYANPIPKRASKDPGKTSISPSRAVNYSVPYPDPGEEYPHVNTQLFNTIIPDYNIGESDYRMIKPYNLSPSAGTPVMNGFVNDYESNLRSTYNIVQPTYEQYEVIMQCFEPDQIPAMATLAKEFAVFDHWYCSVPSQTYCNRAFWHAASSGGKVINPLGEDGTGFSGIDGDLSGMDSWIKEVWSLPTIFDRMNDNNVSWKVYSPIAPLSLTYIVNGTGEGEDNTHGHLDFFFDLEFGTLPKYSFVEPQFLHKHNDQHPSAVHHKLATGTVKLGDELIREVYNAIKNSPKRDKILFIITHDEHGGCYDHVPPPKTVPPVAGMKGQCDFTFDRLGVRVPMIMVSSYIQPRTIINGQFEQTSFVKTVCQKWGLDPLTERDEDPAVLPFTEVFSNQKRTDWPDIPSEMSLKELLPEPDTSGDPLNGLQKAMLTSLLHIEKMKALGNTQKEEIQTIGDMMEFIKRFQ, encoded by the coding sequence ATGGAAAATCAAAACCAATTTGACGGTCTGGAAACTTTCGATCATATCGTAGTTCTTATGCTTGAAAACCGTTCTTTCGATAATTTATTAGGTTATCTCTATAAGAACGATGAGATAACGCCTGAAAAGTCTTTCGATGGACTTTATAATCCGAATGTTGATTATGCAAATCCTATTCCTAAAAGAGCTAGCAAAGATCCCGGTAAAACGAGTATCTCTCCTTCGCGTGCAGTTAATTATTCGGTGCCGTATCCAGATCCCGGTGAAGAATATCCGCATGTTAATACACAGCTTTTTAATACTATAATCCCAGACTACAATATTGGTGAGTCTGATTATAGAATGATAAAACCTTATAATTTGTCTCCTTCTGCAGGTACGCCTGTTATGAATGGTTTTGTCAACGATTATGAAAGTAATCTAAGGTCAACCTACAATATTGTTCAACCAACATACGAACAGTATGAGGTAATCATGCAGTGTTTTGAGCCAGATCAGATTCCAGCAATGGCAACTTTAGCAAAAGAATTTGCAGTTTTTGATCATTGGTATTGTTCAGTGCCAAGTCAGACTTATTGCAATCGGGCGTTCTGGCATGCCGCAAGTTCGGGAGGCAAAGTGATTAATCCGCTTGGTGAAGATGGAACGGGTTTTTCCGGCATTGATGGTGATTTGAGTGGTATGGATTCCTGGATAAAAGAAGTTTGGTCACTGCCAACTATTTTTGATCGAATGAACGATAATAATGTTTCCTGGAAAGTCTATTCGCCTATTGCACCTCTGAGTCTCACTTATATTGTCAACGGGACCGGAGAAGGAGAAGACAATACGCATGGACATCTTGATTTTTTCTTCGATTTAGAATTCGGAACGTTGCCAAAATATTCGTTTGTAGAACCTCAGTTTCTTCATAAGCATAACGATCAGCATCCATCGGCAGTGCATCATAAATTAGCTACTGGTACAGTAAAATTAGGAGATGAACTAATCCGAGAAGTGTATAATGCCATAAAAAACAGCCCAAAAAGAGACAAAATACTTTTTATTATCACTCATGATGAACATGGAGGCTGTTATGATCATGTTCCTCCGCCAAAAACGGTTCCGCCAGTTGCCGGGATGAAAGGTCAATGTGATTTTACCTTTGATCGCCTGGGAGTTCGCGTTCCTATGATAATGGTATCTTCTTATATTCAGCCACGGACGATAATCAACGGGCAGTTTGAGCAAACTTCATTCGTAAAAACGGTTTGCCAAAAATGGGGATTAGACCCGCTAACCGAGAGAGATGAAGATCCTGCTGTTTTGCCATTTACGGAAGTTTTTTCCAATCAGAAAAGAACAGATTGGCCTGATATTCCATCAGAAATGAGCTTAAAGGAATTACTTCCTGAACCCGACACAAGTGGTGATCCCTTAAACGGGTTACAGAAGGCTATGTTAACCAGTTTGTTGCACATCGAAAAAATGAAAGCTCTTGGGAATACCCAAAAAGAAGAAATACAAACAATTGGCGACATGATGGAATTTATAAAAAGATTTCAATGA
- a CDS encoding LytTR family DNA-binding domain-containing protein, which produces MKINCLIIDDEPLAINVIKNYLESIENFEVINTFTNPIEGLNFLKNNKVDVVFLDINMPVLDGINFIKSLENPPLFIITSANSEFAIETYELDVLDYLVKPIEFPRLMKALNKASKRLENKTNTPQESNTENPFIFIKIDKKRMKKIFLNEILVIESLKDYLKISTLTGKYIIYSTLSDFTDLLPERNFLRIHRSYTVAIDKIDAIEGNSIEIEGLRYVIGRSYMEHVKQRILNSSN; this is translated from the coding sequence ATGAAAATAAATTGTTTGATTATCGATGACGAGCCACTGGCAATCAATGTTATTAAAAATTATTTAGAGTCAATTGAAAATTTTGAGGTAATAAACACTTTTACGAATCCAATAGAAGGCTTAAATTTTTTAAAAAACAACAAGGTCGATGTCGTTTTTCTGGACATTAACATGCCTGTTCTTGACGGCATTAATTTTATAAAAAGTCTCGAAAATCCGCCGTTATTTATTATTACCAGCGCAAACAGCGAATTTGCAATAGAAACTTACGAATTAGATGTTTTAGATTATCTGGTAAAACCTATTGAATTTCCGAGACTGATGAAGGCGCTGAATAAAGCAAGTAAAAGGCTTGAAAATAAAACCAATACACCTCAGGAAAGCAATACAGAAAATCCTTTTATTTTTATAAAAATTGACAAGAAAAGAATGAAGAAGATTTTCTTAAATGAAATTCTGGTCATAGAAAGTCTAAAAGATTACTTAAAAATAAGCACTTTAACCGGCAAATACATTATATACAGCACATTATCAGACTTTACGGATTTACTACCCGAAAGAAATTTTTTAAGAATCCATAGATCATATACCGTAGCCATTGATAAGATTGACGCTATTGAAGGAAATAGCATTGAAATTGAAGGCCTTAGATACGTAATTGGCAGATCGTATATGGAGCATGTAAAACAACGAATTTTAAATTCTTCAAATTAA
- a CDS encoding methyltransferase domain-containing protein: MGISTKFRTEETEIMDDFSLHGKELKNALDKIATINQLLGGNKLTLHGIKTLLKKSDTHKTIVIADIGCGNGDMLRMLAKYGQKNNLHFKLIGIDANAFTINYAKTLSVKYPNIEYICVDIFSDAFTSLKYDIVLCTLTLHHFTNEQILNIITIFNNNAEVGIIVNDLHRSKLAYRLFKMIGIIFNLNRMSRQDGLVSILRGFKKNELESFSNKVNFKNYTINWKWAFRYQWIIAKT; encoded by the coding sequence ATGGGAATAAGCACTAAATTCAGAACAGAAGAAACTGAGATAATGGATGATTTTTCCCTTCATGGGAAAGAGCTCAAAAATGCATTAGACAAAATCGCCACTATTAATCAATTATTAGGAGGCAACAAACTTACACTTCATGGCATAAAAACATTATTAAAGAAATCTGATACTCATAAAACAATAGTAATTGCAGATATAGGTTGTGGCAATGGAGATATGCTGCGTATGTTGGCGAAATACGGTCAAAAAAACAATCTTCATTTTAAACTTATAGGTATAGATGCAAATGCCTTTACGATAAATTATGCTAAAACACTCTCCGTTAAATATCCAAATATCGAATATATATGTGTGGATATTTTTAGCGATGCGTTTACATCTCTAAAATATGATATTGTTTTATGCACTCTTACCCTACACCATTTTACCAATGAACAAATATTAAATATAATCACTATCTTTAATAACAATGCCGAAGTTGGCATTATTGTTAACGATTTGCATCGAAGTAAATTAGCCTATCGACTTTTTAAAATGATTGGTATTATTTTTAATCTAAACAGAATGTCGCGCCAAGATGGACTTGTATCTATTTTGAGAGGGTTTAAGAAAAACGAATTAGAAAGCTTTTCAAATAAAGTAAATTTTAAAAACTATACCATAAACTGGAAATGGGCTTTTCGTTATCAATGGATAATCGCTAAAACATGA
- a CDS encoding HAMP domain-containing sensor histidine kinase: MSPEIEEYEQSKHIQDFLFIIKQKSDHLINYFLISFFIVGLLLAFYYDTWQIGIGVGGLLLIAYYSTKLSLPKSNLYQYVLSVVLGIFMAQFIYQMHGMFEMHFMAFIASAILITYQNWKLQIPLMLVVTIHHALFGYFQYIGFDNIYFSQLDYMSLQTFIIHMILAGVIFSICGLWAYQFKKYSEAHIELIFNKRETENKELRTANYELDRFVYSTSHDLRAPLNSMLGLIEIAKDDTNEELTLEHLKMLNTSAKKLDSFICDILDYSRNSRMEVQMEQINFAELLKDVTQNLKFIGNNNRTVEFKIEITGETSISSDKNRLITIFSNLISNAIRYQNPKIPNPFVSIKVDTSQTEINIEIQDNGIGIDKESQTKIFNMFYRVSHESVGSGLGLYIVKEAVNKLNGEIKVQSEKGTGTTFLIKIPN; the protein is encoded by the coding sequence ATGAGCCCAGAAATTGAAGAATACGAGCAATCTAAGCATATTCAGGATTTTCTTTTTATAATTAAACAAAAATCGGATCACTTAATTAACTATTTCCTGATCAGTTTTTTTATTGTTGGTTTGCTTCTTGCTTTTTATTATGATACATGGCAAATCGGAATAGGCGTTGGAGGTTTATTACTGATTGCATATTACTCCACAAAATTGAGCCTGCCTAAATCAAATTTGTACCAATATGTACTTAGTGTTGTATTGGGGATTTTCATGGCACAATTTATTTATCAGATGCATGGGATGTTCGAGATGCATTTTATGGCATTCATTGCAAGTGCAATACTTATTACTTATCAAAACTGGAAATTGCAAATACCACTTATGCTGGTTGTTACAATTCATCATGCATTGTTTGGTTATTTTCAATACATTGGTTTTGATAATATTTATTTTTCTCAGTTAGATTATATGTCTCTGCAGACATTTATAATTCATATGATACTTGCAGGTGTTATTTTTTCTATTTGCGGATTATGGGCTTATCAATTTAAAAAATATAGCGAGGCACATATAGAACTCATTTTTAATAAACGCGAAACTGAAAATAAGGAATTAAGAACTGCCAATTATGAATTGGATCGTTTTGTTTATAGTACATCTCATGATTTACGTGCGCCATTGAATTCAATGCTTGGTCTTATCGAAATTGCCAAAGATGATACTAACGAAGAATTGACACTTGAGCATCTTAAAATGCTAAATACGAGCGCAAAAAAACTCGATAGTTTTATTTGTGATATTCTTGATTACTCGAGAAATTCTCGCATGGAAGTCCAAATGGAACAGATTAATTTTGCTGAACTTTTGAAAGATGTGACACAGAATTTAAAATTCATAGGTAACAACAACAGAACAGTTGAATTTAAAATTGAAATAACTGGTGAAACTTCGATTTCCTCAGATAAAAATCGTCTTATTACCATTTTTAGCAATCTTATTTCAAATGCTATTCGATATCAAAATCCCAAGATTCCAAACCCTTTTGTCAGTATTAAAGTAGATACATCTCAAACTGAAATTAATATTGAGATTCAGGACAATGGTATAGGAATCGATAAAGAATCGCAGACGAAAATATTTAATATGTTTTATCGTGTATCGCACGAATCTGTTGGTTCAGGACTGGGTTTATATATTGTAAAAGAAGCCGTTAATAAACTCAATGGAGAAATAAAAGTTCAATCTGAAAAAGGTACAGGTACTACCTTTTTAATTAAAATCCCAAATTAA